Proteins co-encoded in one Octopus bimaculoides isolate UCB-OBI-ISO-001 chromosome 7, ASM119413v2, whole genome shotgun sequence genomic window:
- the LOC106872249 gene encoding uncharacterized protein LOC106872249, translating into MHLTNMTCNGTNNESRLADLRQAIMWLRHELIDLRQHDVLLRRQFLNIQNTVESIKQSQGCIDTNGDMVEEEDDDDDDDDDDDDDEDDEESMTNGIDPPLYPSLIRNRSLIIRASAAQSTTNEENSQLEFRPRTSSTVTARDLAAKARRRDSKELCL; encoded by the exons ATGCATTTAACCAATATGACATGCAATGGCACAAACAACGAGAGTCGATTGGCAGATTTGCGCCAAGCTATAATGTGGTTGCGACATGAACTG atTGATCTTCGTCAACACGATGTTCTTTTAAGGAGACAATTCCTCAACATCCAGAACACAGtggaatcaataaaacaaagtcaGGGCTGTATTGACACCAATGGTGATATggttgaagaagaagatgatgatgacgatgacgacgacgacgacgacgatgatgaggatgacgaagAGAGCATGACAAATGGCATCGATCCACCTTTGTATCCTTCCCTCATTAGAAACAGGAGCCTGATTATTCGGGCTTCAGCAGCACAATCAACGACAAATGAAGAAAACAGTCAACTGGAATTCCGACCGAGGACTTCCTCAACTGTCACAGCTCGAGATTTGGCAGCGAAAGCCCGGAGGAGGGACAGCAAAGAACTTTGTCTATAA